One Kallotenue papyrolyticum genomic window carries:
- a CDS encoding oxygenase MpaB family protein, with protein MNAHHRQAGNAPFVAPNSIVRAIWGSADTILLVFAGSAAEFALNRSVDWLFFTGRIPRDPIGRLFSTARFGQEIACADRVTAQQTLERINRIHAAVERQRGATMPAWAHRDVLYMLIDYSERAYALLHRPLTPAERDELYHVFRRVGEGLRIPDLPPTYAAWQIDRARHLARDLAPSDYTGVLYAQYRRHLGALRYRLLLEVQALLVPPDVRRMLRLPAQPALRRLLWLYPLARRLGLRPLLQRLLIPPRYLAQVRQLDAGGIPGAPRAALA; from the coding sequence ATGAACGCGCACCACAGGCAAGCAGGCAACGCGCCCTTTGTGGCGCCGAACTCGATTGTACGCGCGATCTGGGGCAGCGCCGACACGATTCTGCTGGTCTTTGCCGGCTCGGCGGCGGAGTTCGCGCTTAACCGCAGTGTGGACTGGCTCTTTTTCACCGGCCGCATTCCGCGCGACCCAATCGGTCGCCTGTTCTCGACGGCGCGCTTCGGACAGGAGATCGCCTGTGCCGATCGCGTCACCGCGCAGCAGACCCTGGAGCGCATCAACCGCATCCACGCCGCGGTCGAACGGCAGCGCGGCGCGACCATGCCCGCCTGGGCCCATCGCGACGTGCTCTACATGCTGATCGATTACTCCGAACGCGCCTATGCGCTGCTGCACCGTCCGCTCACGCCCGCCGAGCGCGACGAACTCTATCACGTCTTCCGGCGCGTGGGCGAGGGCCTGCGCATTCCCGATCTGCCGCCGACCTATGCCGCCTGGCAGATCGACCGTGCCCGGCACCTGGCGCGCGATCTGGCGCCGAGCGACTACACCGGCGTACTCTACGCCCAGTATCGGCGCCACCTGGGCGCGCTGCGCTACCGGCTCTTGCTGGAGGTCCAGGCGCTGCTCGTGCCGCCGGACGTGCGCCGCATGCTGCGCCTGCCGGCGCAACCGGCCTTGCGGCGGCTGCTGTGGCTCTACCCCCTGGCGCGCCGGCTGGGCCTGCGTCCGCTGTTGCAGCGGTTGCTGATCCCACCCCGCTACCTTGCCCAGGTGCGCCAGCTCGATGCCGGCGGCATACCCGGCGCGCCACGCGCCGCCCTCGCCTGA
- a CDS encoding YigZ family protein: MAPTQGYPIPAGEARVELRVANSRFIATAGPAATVDEARAFIARVREEFADATHNVFAFVVGHGASTTLGMSDDGEPAGTAGRPALAVVQGSGLGDVVVVVTRYFGGTLLGTGGLVRAYGDAVRAVLAALPRAEKVERRAIGVTVTYAAYQATRRLVDAHRGAVLDERFAAEVTLQLSFAANDLEPFVQALRDLTAGRARVQPLPAHERS; encoded by the coding sequence ATGGCGCCGACACAGGGCTATCCCATTCCGGCAGGCGAGGCGCGCGTCGAGCTGCGCGTGGCCAATTCGCGCTTCATCGCCACCGCCGGACCGGCGGCAACGGTGGACGAGGCGCGCGCCTTCATCGCCCGCGTGCGTGAAGAGTTTGCCGACGCAACGCACAACGTCTTTGCTTTTGTGGTGGGCCATGGCGCGAGCACCACGCTCGGCATGAGCGATGACGGCGAGCCCGCGGGCACGGCGGGCCGTCCCGCGCTGGCGGTGGTGCAGGGCAGCGGCCTGGGCGATGTGGTGGTGGTGGTGACGCGCTACTTCGGCGGCACGCTGCTCGGCACGGGCGGGCTGGTGCGCGCCTATGGCGATGCGGTGCGCGCGGTGCTGGCGGCGCTGCCGCGCGCCGAGAAGGTGGAGCGCCGCGCAATCGGCGTGACGGTGACCTATGCCGCCTACCAGGCCACGCGGCGCCTGGTGGACGCGCATCGCGGCGCGGTGCTGGACGAACGCTTTGCGGCCGAGGTGACGCTGCAGCTGAGCTTCGCCGCGAACGATCTGGAGCCCTTCGTGCAGGCGTTGCGCGATCTGACCGCCGGCAGAGCGCGCGTGCAGCCGTTGCCGGCACATGAGCGGTCCTAA
- a CDS encoding tetratricopeptide repeat protein: protein MRDVSEPTPTLEQQIAVGEELSRAGQHAAAIDHVRALIDEAPQVARLWFAYASALDRAGREADAVPAYERALQLGLDETDLPRALLQLGSSLRNLGKHAQAVALLDEACRRFPEHAPLRVFLALARWSAGQPRAALITLLELARQAIDTPEMRAYARAIDSYLDELRAANRP from the coding sequence ATGCGCGACGTATCCGAACCCACTCCCACGCTGGAGCAGCAGATCGCCGTCGGCGAAGAACTCTCGCGCGCTGGCCAGCATGCTGCCGCGATCGATCACGTTCGCGCGCTGATCGACGAGGCGCCGCAGGTGGCGCGCCTCTGGTTCGCCTATGCCTCGGCGCTGGACCGCGCCGGACGCGAAGCCGACGCTGTGCCGGCCTACGAGCGCGCCCTGCAACTGGGCCTCGACGAGACCGACCTGCCGCGCGCGCTGCTGCAACTGGGCAGCTCGCTGCGCAACCTGGGCAAGCACGCGCAAGCCGTGGCACTGCTCGACGAAGCCTGCCGCCGCTTTCCGGAGCACGCGCCGCTGCGCGTCTTTCTGGCGCTGGCACGCTGGAGCGCCGGTCAGCCGCGCGCCGCGCTGATCACGCTGCTGGAGCTGGCGCGCCAGGCGATCGATACCCCGGAGATGCGCGCCTACGCGCGCGCCATCGACAGCTATCTCGACGAACTCAGAGCTGCCAACCGTCCGTAA
- a CDS encoding quinone oxidoreductase family protein — translation MKAVRVHAYGGPDALRLEEVPLPEPGAGQVRVKLAAIGVNFIDTYHRQGWYPLELPVTLGTEGAGTVDAVGAGVRDLRPGDRVAFALQQGAYAEYVVVPADKLVPVPAAVDLATAAAVLLQGMTAHYLTHSTFALSREHVALIHAAAGGTGLLLVQMAKLRGARVIGTVSSEAKAQRARDAGADEVILYTQQDFVAETRRLTDGAGVHVVYDSVGKTTFEGSLDCLRPRGYLVLFGQASGPVPPFDPQILNRKGSLFLTRPSLGHYTLTRDELLTRARDVFQAIENGQLRVSIDRTLPLSEAAEAHRLLESRATSGKLLLIP, via the coding sequence ATGAAAGCCGTTCGTGTGCATGCGTATGGAGGACCCGACGCGCTGCGCCTCGAAGAAGTGCCCCTGCCCGAACCCGGAGCGGGCCAGGTGCGCGTCAAGCTGGCCGCCATCGGCGTCAACTTCATCGACACCTACCACCGCCAGGGCTGGTACCCGCTGGAGCTGCCCGTCACGCTGGGCACCGAGGGCGCGGGCACGGTGGACGCCGTAGGTGCGGGCGTGCGCGACCTGCGCCCAGGCGATCGCGTCGCCTTTGCCTTGCAGCAGGGCGCGTACGCCGAGTACGTCGTGGTGCCCGCCGACAAACTTGTGCCCGTGCCCGCAGCCGTCGATCTGGCGACCGCCGCCGCGGTGCTGCTGCAGGGCATGACCGCGCACTACCTGACGCACAGCACCTTTGCGCTGAGCCGCGAGCACGTGGCGCTGATCCACGCCGCCGCGGGCGGCACCGGTCTGCTGCTGGTGCAAATGGCCAAGCTGCGCGGTGCGCGTGTGATCGGCACCGTCTCCAGCGAAGCCAAAGCCCAGCGCGCGCGCGACGCCGGCGCGGACGAGGTCATCCTCTACACGCAGCAGGACTTCGTCGCCGAAACGCGCCGCCTGACCGACGGCGCCGGCGTGCACGTGGTCTATGACTCGGTCGGCAAGACCACCTTCGAGGGCAGCCTCGACTGCCTGCGGCCACGCGGCTACCTGGTGCTCTTCGGCCAAGCCAGCGGCCCGGTGCCACCCTTCGATCCGCAGATCCTCAACCGCAAAGGCTCGCTCTTCCTGACACGGCCCTCGCTGGGGCACTACACCCTCACGCGTGACGAGCTGCTGACACGGGCGCGCGATGTCTTCCAGGCGATCGAGAACGGCCAACTGCGCGTCAGCATCGACCGCACGCTGCCGCTCAGCGAAGCCGCCGAAGCGCACCGCCTGCTGGAGAGCCGCGCCACATCCGGCAAGCTGTTGCTGATCCCATAG
- a CDS encoding TIGR03617 family F420-dependent LLM class oxidoreductase has translation MQLDVGLPVEGDHLATIREVARAAEALGFAGLWTSETKHDAFLPLVLAAEHTQRLALGTAVAIAFGRSPMVTAQIAWDLQRFSNGRLLLGLGTQVKAHIERRFSMPWDAPVARLRDYIQALRAIWHSFQNDAPLEYRGPYYQHTLLTPFFNPGPIEHPQIPIYIAGVNTGLARLAGELCQGFHVHPFHSPQYVREVVLPAIQAGAAAQGRAAAAVTLAASVFVITGRTAEQRHAQREAIRRQIAFYASTPSYRVVLEVHGWAEAGERLSRLAATKRWGEMPALITDEMLAAYAVEGEPDAIGALVRQRYQGLIERVAFYLPFTPGVDDAFWRGVIDALRD, from the coding sequence ATGCAACTCGACGTTGGATTGCCGGTCGAGGGCGACCATCTGGCCACGATCCGCGAGGTGGCGCGCGCCGCCGAAGCGCTCGGCTTTGCCGGCCTGTGGACCAGCGAAACCAAACACGATGCTTTTCTGCCGCTGGTGCTGGCCGCCGAACACACGCAGCGCCTCGCGCTGGGCACCGCGGTCGCCATCGCCTTTGGACGCTCGCCGATGGTCACGGCGCAGATCGCCTGGGATCTGCAGCGCTTCTCCAACGGACGGCTGCTGCTGGGCCTGGGCACGCAGGTCAAGGCCCACATCGAGCGCCGCTTCAGCATGCCCTGGGACGCGCCTGTGGCGCGCCTGCGCGACTACATCCAGGCCCTGCGCGCGATCTGGCACAGCTTCCAGAACGACGCGCCGCTGGAGTACCGCGGCCCATACTACCAGCACACCCTGCTGACGCCCTTTTTCAACCCCGGCCCGATCGAGCACCCGCAGATTCCGATCTACATCGCCGGCGTCAACACCGGGCTGGCGCGCCTGGCGGGCGAGCTGTGCCAGGGCTTCCATGTGCATCCCTTCCACAGCCCGCAGTACGTGCGCGAAGTGGTGTTGCCGGCGATCCAGGCGGGCGCTGCCGCCCAGGGGCGCGCTGCGGCCGCCGTCACGCTGGCGGCCAGCGTCTTCGTGATCACCGGACGCACGGCCGAGCAACGCCACGCGCAGCGCGAAGCCATACGGCGGCAGATCGCCTTCTACGCCTCGACGCCCAGCTACCGCGTGGTGCTGGAGGTCCACGGCTGGGCCGAGGCTGGCGAGCGCCTCTCGCGCCTGGCGGCGACCAAGCGCTGGGGCGAGATGCCGGCGCTGATCACGGATGAGATGCTGGCCGCCTATGCCGTCGAGGGCGAGCCCGACGCGATCGGCGCGCTGGTGCGCCAGCGCTACCAGGGCCTGATCGAGCGCGTGGCCTTCTACCTGCCCTTCACGCCGGGCGTGGACGACGCCTTCTGGCGCGGGGTGATCGACGCGCTGCGCGACTGA
- the rho gene encoding transcription termination factor Rho produces the protein MNIAELELKPLSELHDMARELEIPNHMRLRKQDLIMRLAHAQSEPSTNGQSFSSGILDIVSDGFGFLRGERMLPGPDDVYVSQSQIRRFGLRTGDRVAGQVRPPKENERYYSLLRVELVNGMDPEIARTRPHFDQLTPIFPNQQLKLSTEPHILSTRLIDLVAPIGRGQRALIVSPPKAGKTMLLKAIANGISTNHPDVHLMVLLVGERPEEVTDMRRSVKGEVISSTFDESVEDQTKVTEMTLERAKRLVESGQDVVILMDSITRVARAYNLDMPPSGRTLSGGIDPVALYPPKRFFGAARNIENGGSLTIIATCLVDTGSRMDDVIYEEFKGTGNSELVLDRRLAEKRIYPAIDITRSSTRREELLLPPDVMRQVWTMRRMVSMLNENEGTELVLTRLAKTRSNEEFLATLGKNI, from the coding sequence ATGAACATTGCCGAATTGGAGCTCAAACCCCTGAGCGAGCTGCACGACATGGCGCGTGAGTTGGAGATCCCCAATCACATGCGCCTGCGCAAGCAAGATCTGATCATGCGTCTGGCGCACGCGCAAAGCGAGCCCAGCACCAACGGGCAGAGCTTCAGCTCAGGGATCCTGGATATTGTCTCGGATGGCTTCGGCTTTTTGCGCGGCGAGCGCATGCTGCCGGGGCCGGACGATGTGTACGTGTCGCAGTCGCAGATCCGGCGCTTCGGCCTGCGCACTGGCGACCGCGTGGCCGGGCAGGTGCGCCCGCCCAAGGAGAACGAGCGCTACTACAGCCTGTTGCGCGTCGAGCTGGTCAACGGCATGGACCCCGAAATCGCTCGCACGCGCCCGCACTTCGATCAACTCACGCCGATCTTCCCCAACCAGCAGCTCAAGCTCTCCACCGAACCGCACATCCTGTCCACGCGCCTGATCGACCTGGTAGCGCCGATTGGCCGCGGCCAGCGCGCGCTGATCGTCTCGCCGCCTAAAGCCGGCAAGACCATGCTGCTCAAAGCCATCGCCAACGGCATCTCGACCAACCACCCCGACGTGCACCTGATGGTGCTGCTGGTGGGCGAGCGTCCCGAAGAGGTTACCGACATGCGGCGCTCGGTCAAGGGCGAAGTGATCTCGTCGACCTTCGATGAGTCGGTCGAGGATCAGACCAAGGTCACCGAGATGACGCTGGAGCGGGCCAAGCGTCTGGTGGAGAGCGGGCAGGACGTGGTGATCCTGATGGACTCGATCACCCGGGTGGCGCGCGCCTACAACCTGGACATGCCGCCGTCGGGGCGCACGCTGTCGGGCGGTATCGATCCGGTGGCGCTGTATCCGCCCAAGCGCTTCTTCGGCGCGGCGCGCAACATCGAGAACGGCGGCTCGCTGACGATCATCGCCACCTGTCTGGTGGACACCGGCAGCCGCATGGACGACGTGATCTACGAGGAGTTCAAGGGCACCGGCAACTCGGAGCTGGTGCTGGATCGGCGCCTGGCCGAGAAGCGTATCTACCCGGCGATCGACATCACGCGCTCCAGCACGCGCCGCGAGGAGCTGCTGCTGCCGCCCGATGTGATGCGCCAGGTCTGGACCATGCGCCGCATGGTCTCGATGCTCAACGAGAACGAGGGCACCGAGCTGGTGCTGACGCGCCTGGCCAAGACGCGCTCCAACGAGGAGTTTCTGGCCACGCTGGGCAAGAACATCTGA
- the glpX gene encoding class II fructose-bisphosphatase produces MKLERNIGFELVRATEAAALRAGRFMGRGDKNAADQAAVDAMRYALDSVDMDGVVVIGEGEKDQAPMLYIGERLGNGTPPAVDIAVDPVEGTTLLAEGMPGAIAVVAVAERGSLFATPGIMYMEKIAVGEAAAGAIDITAPVATNIRNVARALNKDVDDITVVVLDRPRHKELIQQIRETGARIRMILHGDVSAGVMTATENAPVDILMGIGGAPEAVITACALKCLGGAIQCRLWPRNDEEWQIVKQRQIDVSRVYTTDDLCQGEDVHFAATGITTGELLRGVQYFGWGAKTHSIVMRSRSGTSRYVEAIHRWSKLMRIAGLPYDQRVNGNEG; encoded by the coding sequence ATGAAGCTGGAGCGGAACATCGGCTTCGAGTTGGTGCGCGCGACCGAAGCCGCAGCGCTGCGCGCGGGCCGCTTCATGGGACGCGGCGACAAAAACGCTGCCGATCAGGCCGCCGTGGATGCCATGCGCTACGCCTTGGACAGCGTGGACATGGACGGCGTCGTGGTGATCGGCGAGGGCGAGAAAGATCAGGCGCCGATGCTCTACATCGGCGAGCGTCTGGGCAACGGCACGCCACCCGCGGTGGACATCGCGGTCGATCCGGTCGAAGGCACCACGCTGCTGGCCGAGGGCATGCCCGGCGCGATCGCAGTGGTGGCTGTCGCCGAGCGCGGCTCGCTGTTTGCCACGCCCGGCATCATGTACATGGAGAAGATCGCCGTGGGCGAGGCAGCTGCCGGCGCGATCGACATCACCGCGCCGGTGGCGACCAACATCCGCAACGTCGCCCGCGCGCTGAACAAGGACGTGGACGACATCACCGTGGTGGTGCTGGATCGCCCGCGCCACAAAGAGCTGATCCAGCAGATCCGCGAAACCGGCGCGCGCATCCGCATGATCCTGCACGGCGACGTCTCGGCGGGGGTGATGACCGCCACCGAGAACGCGCCGGTCGATATTCTGATGGGCATCGGCGGCGCGCCCGAAGCGGTGATTACCGCCTGCGCGCTCAAGTGCCTGGGCGGCGCGATCCAGTGCCGACTGTGGCCGCGTAACGACGAGGAATGGCAGATCGTCAAGCAGCGCCAGATCGACGTCAGCCGCGTCTATACCACCGACGACCTGTGCCAGGGCGAGGACGTGCACTTCGCGGCGACTGGCATCACCACCGGCGAGCTGCTGCGCGGCGTGCAGTACTTCGGCTGGGGCGCCAAAACGCACTCGATCGTCATGCGCTCGCGCAGCGGCACCTCGCGCTACGTCGAAGCGATCCACCGCTGGAGCAAGTTGATGCGCATCGCCGGCCTGCCCTACGACCAGCGCGTCAACGGCAACGAGGGGTAA